The genomic DNA TCGCCACTGCTTTTTGGTAGTCGGCAATTCGGCAATATATTGTCGGGGCGAGCACTCGCTCCCAGCGCCTCTGCTGGCGAGGGGCCGCGGTGGTCGACTTTGACATTCTCGAGTGAATAAcgtcttttcttcttgctcttcaaaaAACTCTCCTTAAAAGCTACCTACCCCTCACCACCCTACATCCGACAATGCCCCCCAAGTTCGACCCCAGCGAGGTTAAGGTGCGTTGGATGAGAAAATACCAGGGAACGTGGGCGAGAGACTGATTTGTGTGACAATTGCTGCCTCTTCAACTGTACAAATTAACCATCTCCCACGACCGTAACGATTACGTCTGTATCCTTCAATCTACCCTCTTTATTACTTTGCAACCTCATGGTAATCAAATTGCACTCTTGGTCGGCCTAAATTCGACACTCAAATAGATCATCTACCTCCGAGCGACCGGTGGTGAGGTCGGTGCCTCTTCCGCTTTGGCCCCCAAGATCGGTCCCCTTGGTCTCGTGAGTCATTGCCATTGGAGCTGGCGTGTCTGTGCATAGTAGAACCTGGAGGGAGCGAACGGTTTCAACGCGACGAGTGTCGGCTGGAGGGTGTGATGGGAAAATTTGGGACGTGTCAGTGAGAGACGAATATTGCGAAGGGCAGGATAAGGAGCGTATGAGAGttatggaggaggacaaaACACAGACACGCCGCTGTCATACGATTTTTGTGGGCCTTCGGCTGATTGGTTTCCTATAGTCCCCCAAGAAGGTCGGAGAAGACATTGCCAAGGCCACTGGTGACTGGAAAGGTCTCCGAGTGACTGTCCAGCTCACTATCCAGAACAGGTGAGTTTATCGACTTTCAGAGCTCCAAAGTTTCAATTTCTGATGCATCAACTTTAGGCAAGCTGCCGTCTCCGTTGTTccttccgcctcttcccttgTCATCAAGGCCCTCAAGGAGCCTCCTAGggacaggaagaaggagaagaacatCAAGCACTCCGGTAACGTCCCCCTTGACCAGATTTACGACGTGAGCTATATCTTTGCCATCCAGACCAAAAATTCTTGTGTTCTTTACTAACCAGACACTTTCTCTAGATTGCCCGTAAGATGGCCCACAAGTCTTTCGCCAAGAACCTTTCTGGTGGTGTCCGTGAAATCCTCGGTACCGCTCACTCTGTTGGTTGCACTGTTGACGGCAAGAACCCCCACGACATCATTGTTGCTATCCAAGAGGGCGAGATTGTCGTTCCCGACGAGTAAACTTTTGGGCGTACTCGTAAGGGGCGTGTAGGATAGGGGATGCATGGCTTCACAGACACACATTTTTTGAACAGGGAGTGGTTTGAGTGACAATGCGGTCGGAATAAGGTGTGAGGCTGCTTGAAGTCGGGTGTTAGGATGAGAAGCTTTCGGCAATCTCAGCGGCCCATTCTACTAACTGTTCCTTTGTTTTATTTGGGAGACGCAGACGACAAGTGTTTTGCATGACTGAACGTTTGGTTTGCACGAAGAGCCATGCGATCGACCCCGTTTGTCGTCTCGGCTCGTCTACTGTCGAAACTCGGAACTGACCAGCGCCTATCCGAAACCTGAGACCAATCCTCGTTGAATTTCCAGGAGGATTATTTTCATTGTCACTTTCGTTACTCTGACGCCGGTTGTAGCAGTTTTTGTCAAGCTACAACATTTGAAGAGAACTTGAGAAAATTGATGGTGTTTTCGGAAGTACTCACTGAGGCTGCTTCGATAATGCCgactgttgctgctgccttCTATTTCAACACAGTTTCAACGAGCCGACCTAACAAGCTGAGATAAAATATGAGTCAAGAATGTATCGTGATATAGGGTTTTGGTACCCCACACAGTTCACAAATAAGAGTAGGAATCGCAAAGTTGCAAAATATGTTATCATGCAACATGATCCGCCATACTACAACAAACTCTACTTTCCCAGATATATTTTATAACTGCTCTTCCGCTGGGCTCGATGAAAGTGGTTGAAGGGCTTCTTCGAAAATTCACTTTGCCGTCGGAGATGCGCGCCTCTCTTTCGAGCGTCCTACTGTTGATGTCATCGTTTTCTGGAGCATTCTCTCGTCTTCGAGTTCTTTGAGAGATCGATTTACGTACGTATTGCCTTCCCGTATAACCACTCAAGTTCGTGACTGCATTCTCGGAAGACTGAACCATATATTAGATCATTCATATACACCTTCATCTAACCTAGATATACAAATACATACACCTCTCGGAAGACAGGAAATATATCATGTTTGGAGCTATCGTTGCTGGACGTTTGGTGTAAGTTCTTCCATCTTATACCACCCCTTGCTCATTCGCAACATATAGTCAGACCAACTTACAACAAATGTAAGTCCATAACAATATATAGGGTACTATTTCTAAGCTCAATGACTGACTTCCTGACTATCCCCGGCAGTGACGAAACACATTTCGTCTTTCCCCTTGAACAGCCCTACGAGATCAACCACTTGACTGTCTTCTTACTTGGAACTGGTGGGTGCACAGTATAAGTCTCCGAGTAAGGAGGATATGTGCTTATAAATTACACAGTGCCATTTCCTGAAGGTTTCGGTGCATCTGTACACTTTGCTTGGCCGGGTAAAGAGTACATCCCCCTTGGAGTGTACGTGACTCCTCCCGTAGTCCATTACCTGCCTACTCGTTGTCACTTAACCACGGAATGCTAACATGTGATTCAGTTTGACAAATACGAAGCCTTCAGCCATCTTCCGTGTTCGTTCGCACTTGCCCCCGAACGCTCCCATCGGACAACCGTCTCCACCAGCGCAACTGGGTATTGAGATTGCGCCCTTACAACAATTGGAGGCTATTGCTGCTGGGTTGAGTCAGAGCGCTTCTGGTTCCGGAGCAGGAGTGACAGGcggagatgggaagggaaaagagcTGGTGAAGAATGTGGATGTAGGCAAGGTAGCTGAAAAGGTTGTCAGGAACGTGAGTCGAAATTTGGACGTTGTTACATCCGAATGATGGAATAGGAGCTGATATGTTGTGAAACAAAGTTGTTTAACTTTTTACATTCTTTCGGGGGGGAGGGAGCTTTGACGTAAGTGTGGTTCACGTTACGAAGTGCACATATCTGATCCACGATGCAGGCCTGATACACAAATTCCTCTTTCAGTATTCCAGCAATGGTACACAAATTTCACTCGGAAGATTGAGAATGACAAGGGGGCATCATTCCTTGATAGAGAAGATTGATGCACGATGTACTGTGTTTCAGTTTGTATCGCTTTTCTATAAAACTATATGTTATCAGCATTTATAATGATCTAGATACCAGCTATATCTATGTCTGCGTCGGGTCATTACGTTTGGCACTGGGCGGCGCAACAGCCAACGTCGTCTTACACCTATTTCTATGCCTATCACGACTTTCAAGCTACTAATATCCAAGTGTCTTTTTCCTCAAATCTTTTCTGTCCCTCAtttccctcctccaagGCTCAATTTTCTTCCAGTGCTCTTCTACTTCCGCCTCTTTCCCACCCTCTGCTTCCGACATGAGCGACATGAGATATTCAGAGTATGTCCATTCATACGGTGTGCCGAATAGGAGCTTTTGTCTCGCACTAAGGGTTTTACGATCGAGCGGGGTAGttgatggtgaagaggaagaacaaaCTTTGGTAGTGGTAGTGGGAGGTGTTGCTGCAGCAGTGACTGTGATATCGGGTTGAGGTGCGCTCAAAGATGATACGTCTAAGTGATTGATGGATGGTACAGAAACTGATTGTTTGGAATAAGGGTTCGATGGGTTTTCAGGTAGAGCGGGATGTTcggggaaagaaggaaggagatttgcccagaggagggaggtgaGACGAGCCTGCACTTGCGcaagagggaagggaaCTACTTGATAGGCTGTAAAAGGTATAACCGTTAGAGCCCCATTTTGTTTTGTGATATGGGAAGAAGTAGGACCCCAAGATGGGAAACTGAGCCTTATGCGCTAAACGAAAACTCACAGAGAGCAGGAAAGGCGATACTGCGATCTCCTTTCAGAAACAGTAACAGCTCAtcaagcttcttcattcccaaACCTTTTAccccgccctcctcccattcctcacctcccttcctctccccacTCCTAATCACCCCATCAACCAAATCCACCTCATCCCAAGGTTTGTCTGCACGCTTGAAAAAAGGGTAAGCAAAATTGTACCCCGTGGCGTAGATGATTGTATCCACCCCTGAGAGCTGTTGTCCGTCTTCAAAGTGGATGACACCTTTAGGATaggcggaagaaggcggtgaaagatgggagatgaggggcAGATTGTGGATATATGGAGCACAGGGTCCGTCAGGGCTTACGGAGTGCGAGGTAGCGCCAGACGACGAGACGTAAACTTTGATAAAGTTTTCCCCTGTAGCGGCTttcaaagaggaagaatcaTCTAACTTTTGGTCGGGGGTGAGCGAACGGCTCAATGGTTGGCCGGATGGATCATATTTGTCGATATTGTGGGAAGCGAGGAGGCGGGAGATATCGCCGCCTGATGCAAAAGATCCGACGACGAGGACGGTCTGGCCGGCATGGTCGGAGGCTCTGCGGTAGAATCTAGAATGGATGATTTGGCCTGGGAATGAGCTGTTTTAAAGGTGATGGAGACGGCAAGAAACAGGTAAATGAAAAAGCAGGGATGTAAAAACATATAAATGGAATGGTTGACTTACCTGAGGCCGGGTGTGTTGGGTATCCATCCATCGCTGTAATGCCCATTCGACACGCTTATATAGTCAAACTCTTCGGATGTTTTAGAGTTGCCAGATACAGATTCGACCGTCCATCTTCGTTTATCAGAGCCACGGGTAGTAGAAGTAAGGTAGACCCGCTCTACACGAGTGTTGAAACGGATGTAAGGGAGGAGCTCGTATGCTTTGGCATAGTCCTGAAGGTACTTCAGTACAGCGGCTACTCATGTTAACGTTGTGAGCTCTATAACACAATGTATCGTTAGACTTGTCTCTCACCTCGATCTGGGAAAAGAGGCGTCTTTTCCGGAAATTTAAACCCTCTGAAAGCCATTATAGGCTATTTAGTTCAAGGTCAGCGACTTGGGTTTAACCAGACAACGGTTGCAGCATGGCAATGCCTACAGCTGGGATATTGGTTCGCAAACCTTCGTACATCGGCGACGATATCTTGGAGGCTGTTGAATAAGAGAATACATCGTCCATCTTATCGTTTTCGCCTGGTAAGCTAGTCCTCTCGGCCTGCTTGGGTCCATCTTCCGATAACCTGGATGAGTTCATTCATCAGTAATAGGCCAGCGGGTCCGAACAGCGGGCAAAAAGTGACAACTCACCATACTCCGCCAACATCTCCTCGAGCTTCAAACGCAACGACTTCCAGCTTTGTCTTGACCGCTTTCCTACTCCAAGCTTCGAGTAACTGTTGTGTTTGAGTTAGACCGGACGCCCCGGCGCCTATGACGGCCACGCGAATGACAGGTTTACCTGTCTCGGTCGTCATGTTCCTAGGATTTATTCTACAGCAACAGCTCAAAGGTATGATATGCGTATGCGGTGAAGACCTCTTGATTTGGA from Cryptococcus neoformans var. neoformans JEC21 chromosome 3 sequence includes the following:
- a CDS encoding monooxygenase, putative, which encodes MPRPCLKNTTAPFLRTCSTRVPQNWADRSLYTTTTTRPTAGNDSTPCIWSFATASSSFSNLQIKRSSPHTHIIPLSCCCRINPRNMTTETGKPVIRVAVIGAGASGLTQTQQLLEAWSRKAVKTKLEVVAFEARGDVGGVWLSEDGPKQAERTSLPGENDKMDDVFSYSTASKISSPMYEGLRTNIPAPIMAFRGFKFPEKTPLFPDRAAVLKYLQDYAKAYELLPYIRFNTRVERVYLTSTTRGSDKRRWTVESVSGNSKTSEEFDYISVSNGHYSDGWIPNTPGLSSFPGQIIHSRFYRRASDHAGQTVLVVGSFASGGDISRLLASHNIDKYDPSGQPLSRSLTPDQKLDDSSSLKAATGENFIKVYVSSSGATSHSVSPDGPCAPYIHNLPLISHLSPPSSAYPKGVIHFEDGQQLSGVDTIIYATGYNFAYPFFKRADKPWDEVDLVDGVIRSGERKGGEEWEEGGVKGLGMKKLDELLLFLKGDRSIAFPALSYQVVPFPLAQVQARLTSLLWANLLPSFPEHPALPENPSNPYSKQSVSVPSINHLDVSSLSAPQPDITVTAAATPPTTTTKVCSSSSPSTTPLDRKTLSARQKLLFGTPYEWTYSEYLMSLMSEAEGGKEAEVEEHWKKIEPWRREMRDRKDLRKKTLGY